The genomic region CGTCGCTTCAAGGCCGGCGAGATGTTCGTGCCGGAAGTGCTGATGTCGGCTGAGGCCATGCAGGCCGGCCTGAAAATCCTGCGGCCCCTGCTGGTCTCCTCCGGCGCCAAACTGCTGGGCAAGGTCATCATGGCCACCGTCCAGGGCGACCTGCATGACATCGGCAAGAACCTGGTGGGCATGATGTGCGAAGGCGCCGGCTTCGAGGTCATTGACCTGGGCTTCGACGTGCCGGCGGAGCGCATTGTCCAGGCGGTGAAGGAGCACAAGCCCGATATCGTGGGCCTCTCCGCACTGCTGACCACGACCATGCGCCAGATGGCCTATACCATCAAGGCACTGGAAGAGGCCGGCCTGCGCGACAAGGTCAAAGTCATGGTCGGCGGCGCCCCGGTCGATGAGGAATTCGCCAAGAAAATCGGTGCGGATGGGTATGGTTCCAACGCCGCCGCCGGCGCGGAACTGGCCAAGAAGCTCGTCGGTGCCGCGTAATATCGCCGCATCGCAATGCCCATTATCCTGGGCCACATGATCTAAGAGGAGAAGGTAGCATGGAAGTGCATAAGGTCAATTACGAAGTGAACGCCACGCCTATTCTCCAAATCCTCACCGAGGACGAGATCGAGGCGATCTATTTCTCGTCTCTGCGAGTCCTGGAAGAGACCGGCGTGCGGTGCTATAACCCGGAGGGCGTTGACATCCTGCATGCGCACG from Anaerolineae bacterium harbors:
- a CDS encoding corrinoid protein; translation: MSKILEQLATAIIEGDIDNTPNLVQKALDEGLDPLSILNDGMVMGMNEVGRRFKAGEMFVPEVLMSAEAMQAGLKILRPLLVSSGAKLLGKVIMATVQGDLHDIGKNLVGMMCEGAGFEVIDLGFDVPAERIVQAVKEHKPDIVGLSALLTTTMRQMAYTIKALEEAGLRDKVKVMVGGAPVDEEFAKKIGADGYGSNAAAGAELAKKLVGAA